From one Lycium ferocissimum isolate CSIRO_LF1 chromosome 7, AGI_CSIRO_Lferr_CH_V1, whole genome shotgun sequence genomic stretch:
- the LOC132065279 gene encoding protein EARLY FLOWERING 3-like isoform X2, whose protein sequence is MIPDISSGYMSTVSKLELYAGNEHERSVVSSRQLPALGHPVEKPHGRNSGSNTPLREVKSKKQTEKEDFRVPTFGNSKVDQGHGKFYNNMDMEKLAPFNQSFSGCSNKELKEITGLITRQHGKSQNGETNIVRLEFRSDSQVDCTVFSGSVMDVDNDSQEDKACKSSQTGEMGQCDDLSETSMVECLSEMDISPDDVVRIIGQKHFWKARRAIANQQRMLAVQIFELHRLLKVQKLIARSPNGMLEDSAACLGKPLKKLSDKRISLEYCVEAPENVSKSKNDTVKPKSRMECNAENNVGKTSPSSVQNGTLPPPENPPPTPVKYDSLMSPWCFNQPRGHQWLIPVMSPSEGLVYKPVYGGCGPQGLTPVTRNFSAPSYGLPFAPPNGHGYFRPFGMPVMNPAIPSPGATGSQGQLSVGRANFNIQHQNSSNVESENDGTVPEVVRLSHSRDSELQASTANSPSERARGVDMCNSSPAIDNPVCRPQPRFPNHPARVIKVVPHNARSATESAAQIFQSIQEERKQY, encoded by the exons ATGATCCCGGATATAAGCAGTGGGTACATGTCCACTGTCTCAAAGCTAGAGCTATATGcg GGGAATGAACATGAAAGAAGTGTAGTTTCCTCAAGACAGCTTCCTGCATTAGGACATCCAGTTGAGAAGCCACATGGCCGTAATTCTGGTTCAAATACTccattgcgggaagttaagtcTAAAAAGCAAACAGAAAAGGAAGACTTTAGAGTTCCCACTTTTGGTAACTCCAAGGTGGATCAAGGACATGGGAAATTCTATAAcaatatggatatggaaaagCTCGCTCCCTTTAATCAGTCATTTTCAGGGTGCTCAAAcaaagaattgaaagaaattaCGGGCCTAATTACGAGACAGCATGGTAAAAGCCAGAATGGAGAGACCAATATTGTACGATTGGAATTCAGATCTGATTCTCAAGTTGATTGCACCGTTTTTTCGGGATCTGTCATGGATGTTGATAATG ACTCCCAGGAAGACAAGGCATGTAAATCGTCACAAACAGGCGAAATGGGCCAGTGTGATGACTTATCAGAGACTTCCATGGTGGAGTGTTTATCTGAAATGGACATATCTCCtgatgatgttgttagaataattggaCAAAAACATTTCTGGAAAGCAAGACGAGCTATTGCCAA CCAGCAGAGAATGCTTGCAGTTCAAATATTTGAGTTGCATCGACTACTCAAG GTCCAGAAACTGATAGCTCGTTCGCCAAATGGGATGCTCGAAGATAGTGCTGCTTGTCTAGGCAAACCTTTAAAGAAGTTGTCTGATAAAAGAATTTCATTGGAATATTGTGTCGAAGCACCTGAAAATGTTTCGAAGTCCAAGAATGATACTGTAAAGCCTAAATCTAGGATGGAATGCAATGCCGAAAACAATGTAGGAAAGACATCTCCGTCATCTGTACAAAATGGTACCCTACCACCTCCAGAGAACCCACCGCCAACACCTGTAAAATATGACTCCCTTATGAGTCCTTGGTGCTTCAATCAACCTCGGGGGCACCAATGGTTGATACCCGTGATGTCTCCTTCTGAAGGACTCGTATACAAGCCAGTGTATGGAGGTTGTGGACCCCAAGGATTGACCCCAGTGACGAGAAACTTTTCAGCTCCATCATATGGACTTCCTTTTGCACCTCCGAATGGTCATGGCTACTTTCGGCCTTTTGGCATGCCAGTTATGAATCCAGCAATCCCATCTCCTGGTGCAACGGGTTCTCAAGGTCAGTTATCGGTAGGGAGAGCTAATTTTAACATTCAACACCAGAACTCAAGCAACGTTGAGAGTGAGAATGATGGAACCGTGCCAGAGGTTGTGAGATTGTCTCACTCTAGAGATTCTGAGTTACAGGCCAGCACTGCAAATAGTCCCAGTGAAAGAGCTCGTGGAGTAGACATGTGCAACTCTTCTCCAGCTATTGACAATCCCGTTTGTAGGCCTCAGCCTCGTTTTCCTAACCACCCTGCCCGAGTAATCAAAGTTGTACCTCATAATGCCAGGTCTGCTACAGAATCTGCTGCTCAGATTTTTCAGTCCatacaagaagaaagaaaacagTATTGA
- the LOC132065279 gene encoding protein EARLY FLOWERING 3-like isoform X3 — protein MNFHCYDPGYKQWGNEHERSVVSSRQLPALGHPVEKPHGRNSGSNTPLREVKSKKQTEKEDFRVPTFGNSKVDQGHGKFYNNMDMEKLAPFNQSFSGCSNKELKEITGLITRQHGKSQNGETNIVRLEFRSDSQVDCTVFSGSVMDVDNDSQEDKACKSSQTGEMGQCDDLSETSMVECLSEMDISPDDVVRIIGQKHFWKARRAIANQQRMLAVQIFELHRLLKVQKLIARSPNGMLEDSAACLGKPLKKLSDKRISLEYCVEAPENVSKSKNDTVKPKSRMECNAENNVGKTSPSSVQNGTLPPPENPPPTPVKYDSLMSPWCFNQPRGHQWLIPVMSPSEGLVYKPVYGGCGPQGLTPVTRNFSAPSYGLPFAPPNGHGYFRPFGMPVMNPAIPSPGATGSQGQLSVGRANFNIQHQNSSNVESENDGTVPEVVRLSHSRDSELQASTANSPSERARGVDMCNSSPAIDNPVCRPQPRFPNHPARVIKVVPHNARSATESAAQIFQSIQEERKQY, from the exons ATGAATTTCCATTGTTATGATCCCGGATATAAGCAGTGG GGGAATGAACATGAAAGAAGTGTAGTTTCCTCAAGACAGCTTCCTGCATTAGGACATCCAGTTGAGAAGCCACATGGCCGTAATTCTGGTTCAAATACTccattgcgggaagttaagtcTAAAAAGCAAACAGAAAAGGAAGACTTTAGAGTTCCCACTTTTGGTAACTCCAAGGTGGATCAAGGACATGGGAAATTCTATAAcaatatggatatggaaaagCTCGCTCCCTTTAATCAGTCATTTTCAGGGTGCTCAAAcaaagaattgaaagaaattaCGGGCCTAATTACGAGACAGCATGGTAAAAGCCAGAATGGAGAGACCAATATTGTACGATTGGAATTCAGATCTGATTCTCAAGTTGATTGCACCGTTTTTTCGGGATCTGTCATGGATGTTGATAATG ACTCCCAGGAAGACAAGGCATGTAAATCGTCACAAACAGGCGAAATGGGCCAGTGTGATGACTTATCAGAGACTTCCATGGTGGAGTGTTTATCTGAAATGGACATATCTCCtgatgatgttgttagaataattggaCAAAAACATTTCTGGAAAGCAAGACGAGCTATTGCCAA CCAGCAGAGAATGCTTGCAGTTCAAATATTTGAGTTGCATCGACTACTCAAG GTCCAGAAACTGATAGCTCGTTCGCCAAATGGGATGCTCGAAGATAGTGCTGCTTGTCTAGGCAAACCTTTAAAGAAGTTGTCTGATAAAAGAATTTCATTGGAATATTGTGTCGAAGCACCTGAAAATGTTTCGAAGTCCAAGAATGATACTGTAAAGCCTAAATCTAGGATGGAATGCAATGCCGAAAACAATGTAGGAAAGACATCTCCGTCATCTGTACAAAATGGTACCCTACCACCTCCAGAGAACCCACCGCCAACACCTGTAAAATATGACTCCCTTATGAGTCCTTGGTGCTTCAATCAACCTCGGGGGCACCAATGGTTGATACCCGTGATGTCTCCTTCTGAAGGACTCGTATACAAGCCAGTGTATGGAGGTTGTGGACCCCAAGGATTGACCCCAGTGACGAGAAACTTTTCAGCTCCATCATATGGACTTCCTTTTGCACCTCCGAATGGTCATGGCTACTTTCGGCCTTTTGGCATGCCAGTTATGAATCCAGCAATCCCATCTCCTGGTGCAACGGGTTCTCAAGGTCAGTTATCGGTAGGGAGAGCTAATTTTAACATTCAACACCAGAACTCAAGCAACGTTGAGAGTGAGAATGATGGAACCGTGCCAGAGGTTGTGAGATTGTCTCACTCTAGAGATTCTGAGTTACAGGCCAGCACTGCAAATAGTCCCAGTGAAAGAGCTCGTGGAGTAGACATGTGCAACTCTTCTCCAGCTATTGACAATCCCGTTTGTAGGCCTCAGCCTCGTTTTCCTAACCACCCTGCCCGAGTAATCAAAGTTGTACCTCATAATGCCAGGTCTGCTACAGAATCTGCTGCTCAGATTTTTCAGTCCatacaagaagaaagaaaacagTATTGA
- the LOC132065279 gene encoding protein HEADING DATE 3B-like isoform X1 yields MKRGKGEEKVMGPMFPRLHVNDTEKGGPRAPPRNKMALYEQLSIPSQRFNPGDLPLNSNNTANVVPPYSSQGNEHERSVVSSRQLPALGHPVEKPHGRNSGSNTPLREVKSKKQTEKEDFRVPTFGNSKVDQGHGKFYNNMDMEKLAPFNQSFSGCSNKELKEITGLITRQHGKSQNGETNIVRLEFRSDSQVDCTVFSGSVMDVDNDSQEDKACKSSQTGEMGQCDDLSETSMVECLSEMDISPDDVVRIIGQKHFWKARRAIANQQRMLAVQIFELHRLLKVQKLIARSPNGMLEDSAACLGKPLKKLSDKRISLEYCVEAPENVSKSKNDTVKPKSRMECNAENNVGKTSPSSVQNGTLPPPENPPPTPVKYDSLMSPWCFNQPRGHQWLIPVMSPSEGLVYKPVYGGCGPQGLTPVTRNFSAPSYGLPFAPPNGHGYFRPFGMPVMNPAIPSPGATGSQGQLSVGRANFNIQHQNSSNVESENDGTVPEVVRLSHSRDSELQASTANSPSERARGVDMCNSSPAIDNPVCRPQPRFPNHPARVIKVVPHNARSATESAAQIFQSIQEERKQY; encoded by the exons ATGAAGAGAGGGAAAGGTGAAGAGAAAGTTATGGGACCTATGTTTCCAAGGCTTCATGTTAATGATACAGAAAAAGGAGGTCCAAGAGCACCTCCAAGGAATAAGATGGCTCTTTATGAACAACTTAGTATCCCTTCCCAAAGATTCAATCCTGGTGATTTGCCTCTTAACTCCAATAACACTGCAAATGTGGTCCCTCCTTACTCAAGCCAG GGGAATGAACATGAAAGAAGTGTAGTTTCCTCAAGACAGCTTCCTGCATTAGGACATCCAGTTGAGAAGCCACATGGCCGTAATTCTGGTTCAAATACTccattgcgggaagttaagtcTAAAAAGCAAACAGAAAAGGAAGACTTTAGAGTTCCCACTTTTGGTAACTCCAAGGTGGATCAAGGACATGGGAAATTCTATAAcaatatggatatggaaaagCTCGCTCCCTTTAATCAGTCATTTTCAGGGTGCTCAAAcaaagaattgaaagaaattaCGGGCCTAATTACGAGACAGCATGGTAAAAGCCAGAATGGAGAGACCAATATTGTACGATTGGAATTCAGATCTGATTCTCAAGTTGATTGCACCGTTTTTTCGGGATCTGTCATGGATGTTGATAATG ACTCCCAGGAAGACAAGGCATGTAAATCGTCACAAACAGGCGAAATGGGCCAGTGTGATGACTTATCAGAGACTTCCATGGTGGAGTGTTTATCTGAAATGGACATATCTCCtgatgatgttgttagaataattggaCAAAAACATTTCTGGAAAGCAAGACGAGCTATTGCCAA CCAGCAGAGAATGCTTGCAGTTCAAATATTTGAGTTGCATCGACTACTCAAG GTCCAGAAACTGATAGCTCGTTCGCCAAATGGGATGCTCGAAGATAGTGCTGCTTGTCTAGGCAAACCTTTAAAGAAGTTGTCTGATAAAAGAATTTCATTGGAATATTGTGTCGAAGCACCTGAAAATGTTTCGAAGTCCAAGAATGATACTGTAAAGCCTAAATCTAGGATGGAATGCAATGCCGAAAACAATGTAGGAAAGACATCTCCGTCATCTGTACAAAATGGTACCCTACCACCTCCAGAGAACCCACCGCCAACACCTGTAAAATATGACTCCCTTATGAGTCCTTGGTGCTTCAATCAACCTCGGGGGCACCAATGGTTGATACCCGTGATGTCTCCTTCTGAAGGACTCGTATACAAGCCAGTGTATGGAGGTTGTGGACCCCAAGGATTGACCCCAGTGACGAGAAACTTTTCAGCTCCATCATATGGACTTCCTTTTGCACCTCCGAATGGTCATGGCTACTTTCGGCCTTTTGGCATGCCAGTTATGAATCCAGCAATCCCATCTCCTGGTGCAACGGGTTCTCAAGGTCAGTTATCGGTAGGGAGAGCTAATTTTAACATTCAACACCAGAACTCAAGCAACGTTGAGAGTGAGAATGATGGAACCGTGCCAGAGGTTGTGAGATTGTCTCACTCTAGAGATTCTGAGTTACAGGCCAGCACTGCAAATAGTCCCAGTGAAAGAGCTCGTGGAGTAGACATGTGCAACTCTTCTCCAGCTATTGACAATCCCGTTTGTAGGCCTCAGCCTCGTTTTCCTAACCACCCTGCCCGAGTAATCAAAGTTGTACCTCATAATGCCAGGTCTGCTACAGAATCTGCTGCTCAGATTTTTCAGTCCatacaagaagaaagaaaacagTATTGA
- the LOC132062244 gene encoding protein neprosin-like, with translation MAFKLIGILLVEIITFAPFVWGEKSLAIKSIQSEDGDVIDCIDIFKQPALYHPALKNHKIQMTPSYNPVMETTKTNDQEESYKCVTTQTWHKNGSCPKGTIPIRRTQNNKKDQIKKPSFFHHDNGLKINKDINLSQKNHSLSDPTFFALFLMKLTIMHTEGYRYSGAKTDMKTWNPHVEEDDEYSTSRLALMSGAYYDYQDIESGWAVNPRVYGDRKTRFFTYWTTDGSRETGCFDLTCPGFVQTSHEIALGAAIYPISTQNGLPYSITVYIYKDINTSNWWLQYGGSINIGYWPSEIFDGGLKVHAQTVQWGGEVYSKNVGKHPHTKTQMGSGAFPVFIFANTGFMKNMRILDNSMDLKFPQNVDAYSEEYNCYRPQYMGDYVEEPEFHFGGPGRNPMCP, from the exons ATGGCATTCAAATTGATAGGCATATTGTTAGTGGAAATAATAACTTTTGCACCATTTGTCTGGGGAGAAAAAAGTCTTGCAATTAAAAGCATTCAG AGTGAAGATGGAGATGTCATTGACTGCATTGACATTTTCAAGCAGCCAGCTTTGTATCATCCTGCCTTGAAGAACCATAAAATCCAG ATGACACCAAGCTACAATCCAGTAATGGAGACTACAAAAACAAATGACCAAGAAGAATCATACAAGTGTGTGACAACGCAAACATGGCATAAAAATGGAAGTTGTCCAAAAGGGACAATTCCCATTAGAAGAACACAAAATAATAAGAAGGATCAAATAAAGAAGCCTAGTTTCTTTCATCATGATAACGGCTTGAAGATTAACAAGGACATCAACCTTTCACAAAAGAACCACTCA CTATCTGACCCTactttttttgcccttttcttaATGAAGTTGACTATAATGCATACAGAAGGATATAGATATTCGGGAGCAAAAACAGACATGAAAACCTGGAATCCTCATGTcgaagaagatgatgaatatagcACTTCTCGACTTGCTCTTATGAGTGGAGCTTACTATGATTATCAAGACATTGAATCTGGATGGGCT GTAAATCCAAGGGTTTATGGTGATAGGAAGACACGATTTTTCACTTATTGGACT ACTGATGGATCAAGAGAAACAGGATGCTTTGACTTAACTTGCCCTGGTTTTGTACAAACAAGCCACGAGATAGCACTTGGTGCAGCTATATATCCAATCTCAACCCAAAATGGTCTCCCATATTCAATTACTGTTTACATCTACAAG GATATTAATACTAGCAACTGGTGGCTACAATATGGAGGATCAATCAACATAGGATATTGGCCATCAGAGATCTTTGATGGTGGCCTAAAAGTCCATGCACAAACAGTTCAATGGGGTGGTGAAGTTTATAGCAAAAATGTAGGAAAACATCCTCACACAAAAACACAAATGGGGAGTGGAGCTTTTCCagttttcatatttgcaaatactGGATTTATGAAGAATATGAGAATTCTTGATAATTCAATGGATTTGAAATTTCCACAAAATGTTGATGCTTATTCAGAGGAGTATAATTGTTATAGACCTCAATACATGGGTGATTATGTTGAAGAACCTGAGTTTCACTTTGGAGGGCCAGGAAGGAATCCAATGTGTCCTTGA